Proteins encoded in a region of the Pigmentiphaga litoralis genome:
- a CDS encoding cupin domain-containing protein produces the protein MNHRTMSHADARLSAEFVAPTTSYQDIRAQQIAKAEATRPTAFKVRAQLLEQGRSETVLAASPHLSVRLKVYASGGENALHAHATEDHTFVILQGEAEFFDDEGPLALLGKNEGIMIPHGSYYRFNATSEEPLVMLRVGSPNEAAQGREGRLNVHGSFADADSKDNKTVERIYRDGAFYGD, from the coding sequence ATGAACCACCGCACCATGTCGCACGCGGACGCCAGGCTGTCCGCCGAGTTCGTCGCGCCGACCACGTCCTACCAGGACATCCGGGCCCAGCAGATCGCCAAGGCCGAAGCGACCCGGCCCACGGCCTTCAAGGTACGAGCCCAGCTGCTGGAGCAGGGCCGGTCCGAAACCGTGTTGGCCGCCAGCCCGCACCTGTCGGTTCGCCTGAAGGTCTATGCGTCGGGCGGCGAAAACGCCCTGCATGCGCATGCGACCGAGGACCACACCTTCGTCATCCTGCAAGGCGAAGCAGAATTCTTTGATGACGAAGGACCGCTCGCACTGCTGGGCAAGAATGAAGGCATCATGATTCCGCACGGCAGCTACTACCGCTTCAACGCGACCAGTGAAGAACCGCTGGTGATGCTGCGCGTCGGCTCGCCAAACGAAGCCGCGCAAGGACGGGAAGGGCGGTTGAACGTGCACGGGTCGTTCGCCGACGCCGACTCGAAAGACAACAAGACGGTCGAACGCATCTATCGTGACGGCGCGTTCTATGGGGATTGA
- a CDS encoding tripartite tricarboxylate transporter substrate binding protein, whose translation MTPRLVYAALALLATTLAHAADDYPNRTIRLVVPFSAGGPDTTARILAQRLTTQLGQSVVVDNRPGANGLIGSEAVARAIPDGYTLMLTSSSFVINPSMYAKMPYDSNRDFIKVAQVAAGEGLLFVVNPALPATTVKEFIALAKTPGQRVSFGSPGIGGNLHIAGELFNQQAGVNMVHIPYKGAGQAVTAVMAGELQAMFVTSPLALPQIKAGKLRPLAFTGLARASYLPDVPTIKEAGLPDFEIDAGWHGVFAPTGTPPAVVDRLRTEITAALANPEMRAAIEATGLAPSRLAPADFSRTVDADITKYAELLRLAGVKPE comes from the coding sequence ATGACACCCAGACTTGTTTACGCCGCGCTGGCGCTGCTCGCGACGACGTTGGCCCACGCGGCGGACGACTACCCCAACCGGACGATACGGCTCGTTGTCCCCTTCAGTGCCGGCGGGCCGGACACCACAGCCCGCATCCTTGCGCAGCGCCTGACAACGCAGCTGGGGCAATCGGTTGTCGTTGACAACCGTCCGGGCGCCAATGGATTGATCGGGAGCGAAGCCGTCGCGCGGGCCATCCCCGACGGCTACACGCTGATGCTGACGTCGTCGTCCTTTGTCATCAACCCGAGCATGTACGCAAAGATGCCGTATGACAGCAACAGGGACTTCATCAAGGTGGCGCAAGTGGCCGCCGGCGAAGGACTGCTGTTTGTGGTCAATCCCGCCTTGCCTGCAACGACCGTCAAGGAATTCATTGCCTTGGCCAAGACGCCCGGGCAACGCGTGTCCTTCGGGTCGCCGGGCATCGGCGGCAACCTGCACATTGCCGGCGAGCTGTTCAATCAGCAGGCCGGCGTGAATATGGTTCACATCCCCTATAAGGGCGCGGGGCAGGCCGTTACCGCCGTCATGGCGGGCGAACTGCAGGCCATGTTCGTGACATCGCCGCTTGCGCTGCCGCAGATCAAGGCGGGCAAGCTGCGTCCGCTCGCCTTTACCGGCCTGGCACGCGCCAGCTATCTGCCCGACGTCCCGACGATCAAGGAAGCCGGCCTGCCCGACTTCGAGATCGATGCAGGCTGGCATGGCGTATTCGCGCCGACCGGCACGCCGCCTGCCGTCGTCGACCGTTTGCGGACGGAGATCACCGCGGCCTTGGCCAACCCCGAGATGCGTGCCGCCATCGAAGCGACGGGCCTCGCGCCGTCCAGGCTGGCGCCCGCGGACTTCTCGCGCACGGTCGATGCCGACATTACCAAGTACGCCGAGCTGTTGCGGCTCGCCGGTGTCAAACCCGAATAA
- a CDS encoding cupin domain-containing protein, producing MTTEQRPAQASSPTAASPTADSKDTAGKIRRVVTGHDANGKAIVMSDDVAPVVFTAEKRPGYASTEIWRTLATPAPITADMEDPTPGARRQLPTSRGSVIRINTLAPESEAVRSLSPDEAQNVFASLGNSTASTFAKNGRHPMMHRTETIDYAIVLSGEITMLLDDSEVVLKAGDVLVQCGTNHAWSNRGTVPCQIAFILLDGEFDAGLKSALDEFDGA from the coding sequence ATGACGACCGAACAGCGCCCGGCGCAGGCAAGCAGCCCCACCGCAGCCAGCCCCACCGCAGACAGCAAGGACACCGCCGGGAAGATCCGGCGCGTGGTGACCGGCCATGACGCCAACGGCAAGGCCATTGTCATGTCCGACGACGTTGCGCCCGTCGTATTTACCGCCGAAAAGCGTCCGGGCTACGCGTCCACCGAAATCTGGCGCACCCTGGCGACCCCGGCGCCGATCACTGCTGACATGGAAGACCCGACCCCAGGTGCCCGGCGGCAGTTGCCGACCTCGCGCGGCAGCGTGATCCGCATCAATACCCTGGCCCCCGAATCGGAAGCCGTGCGCAGCCTGTCGCCCGACGAGGCGCAGAACGTGTTTGCATCGCTGGGAAATTCGACCGCATCCACCTTTGCGAAAAACGGCCGGCACCCGATGATGCATCGCACCGAGACCATCGATTACGCCATCGTGCTGTCAGGCGAAATCACGATGCTGCTCGATGACTCGGAAGTCGTCCTGAAAGCCGGTGACGTGCTCGTCCAGTGCGGCACCAACCACGCCTGGAGCAATCGCGGCACGGTCCCGTGCCAGATTGCGTTCATCCTGCTGGACGGGGAATTCGATGCCGGCTTGAAGTCGGCGCTGGACGAGTTCGACGGAGCATGA